In the genome of Xanthomonas translucens pv. cerealis, one region contains:
- the nrdR gene encoding transcriptional regulator NrdR has protein sequence MHCPFCQHTDTRVIDSRVSEDGATIRRRRECEACGERFSTLETIELKLPTVIKSDGGREAFDARKLRTSFDRALQKRPVAEEQIEAAVRAVVHQLRMSGERELPSIRVGEYVMAELRKLDHVGYVRFASVYRSFQDVADFREEIEKLERELPVGSEQLPLLELVRADKPGDKSGKR, from the coding sequence ATGCACTGCCCCTTCTGCCAGCACACCGACACCCGCGTGATCGATTCGCGGGTGTCCGAGGACGGCGCGACGATCCGTCGCCGCCGCGAGTGCGAGGCCTGCGGCGAGCGCTTCAGCACGCTGGAGACGATCGAGCTGAAGCTGCCGACGGTGATCAAGAGCGACGGCGGGCGCGAGGCGTTCGATGCGCGCAAGCTGCGCACCAGCTTCGATCGCGCGCTGCAGAAGCGGCCGGTGGCCGAGGAGCAGATCGAGGCGGCGGTGCGTGCGGTGGTGCACCAGCTGCGCATGTCCGGCGAGCGCGAATTGCCGTCGATCCGGGTCGGCGAATACGTGATGGCCGAGCTGCGCAAGCTCGACCATGTCGGCTACGTGCGCTTCGCCTCGGTGTACCGCAGTTTCCAGGACGTAGCCGATTTCCGCGAGGAGATCGAGAAGCTCGAACGCGAGCTACCGGTGGGCAGCGAGCAGTTGCCGCTGCTGGAACTGGTCCGCGCCGACAAGCCGGGCGACAAGTCCGGCAAGCGCTGA
- a CDS encoding DUF4434 domain-containing protein, translating into MNNDRPGSSFFSPSRRDLLRLAVLAPAAFGLGMLPGCSKPPRFDGSFIQPWRSHLDLGAQDWQRHMALAQRMGCRQIVVQWAGLYGSDSDADWNLPDSTLQLIFSTAAAAGLRVRIGLPYHSGWWKALQAPELATLDAFLALTLDNARVYLQTAPWSRQANFDGWYLPYELEQFHWAQDERQQRLCTWLAALCAAASAGTEQVTAISTYFSRLQTSGSLPQLWRRILDQVPLRPMVQDGVGVAGLDNLDGVNPLLASLRARQVAFDVVVELFEELASPAADGSHFQAQTADAARIQQQLAWAQRSGAAGIFAFALDPWLSQDSPRAQALRRQWHAGRQ; encoded by the coding sequence ATGAACAACGATCGCCCTGGATCCTCTTTCTTCTCGCCCAGCCGGCGCGATCTGCTGCGCCTGGCCGTGCTGGCCCCCGCGGCGTTCGGACTGGGCATGCTGCCGGGCTGTTCCAAGCCGCCGCGTTTCGATGGCAGTTTCATCCAGCCGTGGCGCAGCCACCTGGACCTGGGCGCGCAGGACTGGCAACGGCATATGGCGCTCGCCCAGCGCATGGGCTGCCGGCAGATCGTGGTGCAGTGGGCCGGACTGTACGGCAGCGACAGCGATGCGGACTGGAATCTGCCGGACAGCACGCTGCAACTGATCTTCTCCACCGCGGCCGCCGCCGGCCTGCGGGTACGCATCGGCCTGCCCTACCACAGCGGTTGGTGGAAGGCGCTGCAGGCGCCGGAGCTGGCCACGCTGGATGCGTTCCTGGCGCTGACCCTGGACAACGCCCGCGTCTATCTGCAGACCGCGCCATGGAGCAGGCAGGCCAACTTCGACGGCTGGTACCTGCCGTACGAACTGGAACAGTTCCACTGGGCGCAGGACGAACGGCAGCAGCGCCTGTGCACATGGCTTGCCGCACTGTGCGCTGCGGCCAGCGCCGGCACGGAACAGGTCACCGCGATCTCCACCTATTTCAGCCGGCTGCAGACCAGCGGTTCGCTGCCGCAGCTGTGGCGCCGCATTCTCGATCAGGTGCCACTGCGGCCGATGGTGCAGGACGGCGTCGGCGTGGCCGGGCTGGACAACCTGGACGGAGTGAATCCGCTGCTGGCGTCGCTGCGCGCGCGCCAGGTCGCCTTCGACGTGGTGGTCGAACTGTTCGAGGAATTGGCCAGCCCGGCCGCCGACGGCAGCCACTTCCAGGCGCAGACCGCCGATGCCGCACGCATCCAGCAGCAGCTGGCGTGGGCGCAGCGCAGCGGCGCCGCCGGCATCTTCGCGTTCGCGCTGGATCCGTGGCTGTCGCAGGACTCGCCGCGCGCGCAGGCGTTGCGCCGGCAGTGGCACGCCGGGCGCCAATAG
- a CDS encoding TonB-dependent receptor gives MNKAFLSLAVTTALYAIVGAGFAQDAGGTDAGQRSSVATTSNTTNSNATERARQLDAVNVMGNSLSLGGGNMQVQYAPKAVSTIGREAILKAAPGANFIQMLSSIPGALSATNDVSGLNDGNFTVRGFPADEVGVTVNGVPINDSGDYTIYATEYGDTENMGDITVEQGYPGVTSPVIGAAGGNIAWVTVDPTAEAGLDLSQSFGSNRYTRTFLRYNTGDTGPVRSWVSYSNNQADQWRGDGQSTVTKIDAKSEWTLDEGDAITGSVQYNRKVTNNYRNLTKAQIAANGYDFGYVAADKSADPSDWVGTRVNPFRSWTASLDGEFTLSDSLHLSVVPYFVYGYGGGGYGYAKTYVFYTFDTFRPGLHVKFKQDFGMNDSLEYGALAERPREQSANVFLPADPQGNPADLWGHDSRYYYKNANGSPQVAYRLYSTTPTYRVFATNTWTPDDQWTLTVGGAYTWVRRKGWYATWPGADRGIDLTTPDNSTLYASGAGTYKKFTPTVGLKFQRDEQNQFFLGVGKAYRAPINTSALYDFWNAAYADAIGTRPSIRDAEPEQSLTADLGWRYYGDKLSTVLDLYATNFAHKQFSGADPVTRAPVYYQLGSVQMRGVNTELSYKVDDLWSLYASYAYNKSEMKSDVALGGTLYATDGKTLVNAPKNVGYVALNVTGRALWASLSVNAQSRIWGTFLNEGGSDAGGFATVNLNGGYNFQDFGGLKKPYLKVNVFNLSNRKALMYAATTALDTTAAAAAWQPLQDRTLMVTLGGSLAL, from the coding sequence ATGAACAAAGCCTTCCTTTCCCTTGCCGTGACGACCGCGTTGTACGCGATCGTCGGCGCCGGCTTCGCCCAGGACGCCGGCGGCACCGACGCCGGTCAGCGCAGCAGCGTCGCCACGACCTCCAACACCACCAACTCCAACGCCACCGAGCGCGCGCGACAGCTCGACGCGGTCAACGTGATGGGCAACTCGCTGTCGCTGGGCGGCGGCAACATGCAGGTGCAGTACGCGCCCAAAGCGGTGTCCACCATCGGCCGCGAAGCCATCCTCAAGGCCGCGCCCGGCGCCAACTTCATCCAGATGCTGTCCAGCATCCCCGGCGCGCTCTCGGCCACCAACGACGTGAGCGGCCTGAACGACGGCAACTTCACCGTGCGCGGCTTCCCCGCCGACGAGGTCGGGGTGACCGTCAACGGCGTGCCGATCAACGACTCGGGCGACTACACGATCTACGCCACCGAGTACGGCGACACCGAGAACATGGGCGACATCACCGTCGAGCAGGGCTATCCCGGCGTGACCTCGCCGGTGATCGGCGCAGCCGGCGGCAACATCGCCTGGGTGACCGTCGACCCGACCGCAGAGGCCGGCCTGGACCTGAGCCAGAGCTTCGGCAGCAACCGCTACACGCGCACCTTCCTGCGCTACAACACCGGCGACACCGGCCCGGTGCGTTCGTGGGTCTCCTATTCGAACAATCAGGCCGACCAGTGGCGCGGCGACGGCCAGTCCACGGTGACCAAGATCGACGCCAAGTCGGAGTGGACGCTGGACGAGGGCGATGCGATCACCGGTTCGGTGCAGTACAACCGCAAGGTCACGAACAACTACCGCAACCTGACCAAGGCGCAGATCGCGGCCAACGGCTACGACTTCGGCTATGTCGCGGCCGACAAATCGGCCGATCCCAGCGACTGGGTCGGCACGCGGGTCAACCCGTTCCGTAGCTGGACCGCCAGCCTGGACGGCGAGTTCACCCTGAGCGACAGCCTGCACCTGTCGGTCGTGCCGTACTTCGTCTACGGCTACGGCGGTGGTGGCTACGGCTACGCCAAGACCTATGTGTTCTACACCTTCGACACCTTCCGGCCGGGCCTCCATGTCAAGTTCAAGCAGGACTTCGGCATGAACGACAGTCTGGAGTACGGCGCGCTGGCCGAGCGCCCGCGCGAGCAGAGCGCCAACGTCTTCCTGCCGGCCGACCCGCAGGGCAACCCCGCCGACCTCTGGGGCCATGACAGCCGCTACTACTACAAAAACGCCAACGGCAGCCCGCAGGTCGCCTATCGCCTCTACTCGACCACGCCCACCTACCGCGTCTTCGCCACCAATACCTGGACGCCCGACGATCAGTGGACGCTGACCGTTGGCGGCGCCTACACCTGGGTGCGCCGCAAGGGCTGGTATGCGACCTGGCCGGGCGCGGACCGGGGCATCGACCTGACCACGCCGGACAACAGCACGCTGTACGCCTCCGGCGCCGGTACCTACAAGAAGTTTACCCCGACGGTGGGCCTCAAGTTCCAGCGCGACGAGCAGAACCAGTTCTTCCTCGGCGTCGGCAAGGCTTACCGCGCACCGATCAACACCTCGGCGCTGTACGACTTCTGGAACGCTGCCTACGCCGATGCCATCGGTACGCGGCCGTCGATCCGCGATGCCGAACCCGAGCAGTCGCTGACCGCCGATCTGGGCTGGCGCTACTACGGCGACAAGCTGAGCACGGTGCTGGATCTGTATGCGACCAACTTCGCGCACAAGCAATTCAGCGGCGCCGATCCGGTAACCCGCGCGCCGGTCTACTACCAGTTGGGCAGCGTGCAGATGCGTGGCGTCAACACCGAGTTGAGCTACAAGGTCGACGACCTCTGGTCGCTGTATGCCTCCTACGCGTACAACAAGAGCGAGATGAAGAGCGATGTCGCGCTCGGCGGCACGCTCTACGCGACCGATGGCAAGACCCTGGTCAATGCACCGAAGAACGTCGGCTATGTCGCGCTCAACGTCACCGGCCGTGCGCTGTGGGCCAGCCTGAGCGTCAACGCGCAGAGCAGGATATGGGGCACATTCCTCAACGAAGGCGGCTCGGACGCGGGTGGCTTCGCCACCGTTAACCTTAACGGCGGCTACAACTTCCAGGACTTCGGCGGCCTGAAGAAGCCGTACCTGAAGGTCAACGTGTTCAACCTGAGCAACCGCAAGGCGCTGATGTACGCGGCGACCACGGCGCTGGACACCACGGCCGCGGCGGCGGCCTGGCAGCCGCTCCAGGACCGCACGCTCATGGTGACCCTGGGCGGATCGCTCGCGCTGTAA
- a CDS encoding RcnB family protein yields the protein MNAKRFATLALSSALALGFMAPPAFAWGPPGPGPGWGPPGPPPPPPGPGPRADRDWYDRGYRDADRERYWRDRDRDRRDARRAYDRGYRDGYRSGPDVVYYRPGPPRWARGQRYHGPNDVVYDYDRYQVRRPPYGYRWVRDDAGNLLMVTIASGIIADLVLSGR from the coding sequence ATGAACGCTAAACGTTTTGCCACCCTTGCCCTCTCGTCCGCGTTGGCGCTGGGTTTCATGGCGCCGCCCGCATTCGCCTGGGGTCCTCCAGGCCCCGGGCCGGGCTGGGGCCCGCCGGGGCCGCCCCCGCCGCCGCCGGGTCCCGGCCCGCGCGCGGACCGCGACTGGTACGACCGCGGCTACCGCGACGCCGATCGCGAGCGGTACTGGCGCGACCGCGACCGCGACCGCCGCGACGCCCGTCGCGCCTACGATCGCGGCTATCGCGACGGCTACCGCAGCGGGCCGGATGTCGTTTACTACCGCCCGGGCCCGCCGCGCTGGGCGCGCGGCCAGCGCTACCACGGGCCGAACGACGTGGTCTACGATTACGACCGCTATCAGGTCCGGCGCCCGCCCTACGGCTACCGGTGGGTACGCGACGATGCCGGCAATCTGTTGATGGTGACCATCGCCAGCGGCATCATCGCTGACCTGGTGCTCAGCGGCCGCTGA
- the glyA gene encoding serine hydroxymethyltransferase: MFPRAARIETYDPELAQAIAAEASRQEDHVELIASENYCSPLVMEAQGSQLTNKYAEGYPGKRYYGGCEFVDIAEQLAIDRVKQLFGADYANVQPHSGSQANQAVYLALLQPGDTILGMSLAHGGHLTHGAKVNVSGKLFNAVQYGVDAQGLIDYDEVERLALEHTPKMVVAGFSAYSQKIDWARFRAIADRVGAVLFVDMAHVAGLVAAGVYPSPLEHAHVVTSTTHKTLRGPRGGIILAKGASEELVKKLQSIVFPGIQGGPLMHVIAAKAVAFKEALEPEFKTYQQQVVKNAQAMANTLIARGYKIVSGGTENHLMLVDMIGKEVSGKDAEAALGKAHITVNKNAVPNDPRSPFVTSGLRLGTPAITTRGYLEQDSIDLANWIADVLDAPADAAVIARVREAVTAQCRKYPVYG; this comes from the coding sequence ATGTTCCCGCGTGCCGCCCGCATCGAAACCTACGATCCCGAACTGGCCCAGGCCATCGCCGCCGAAGCCAGCCGCCAGGAAGACCATGTCGAACTGATCGCCAGCGAGAACTACTGCAGCCCGCTGGTGATGGAAGCCCAGGGCAGCCAGCTGACCAACAAGTACGCCGAGGGCTACCCGGGCAAGCGTTACTACGGCGGTTGCGAATTCGTCGACATCGCCGAGCAGCTGGCGATCGACCGGGTCAAGCAGCTGTTCGGTGCGGACTATGCCAACGTACAGCCGCATTCCGGTTCGCAGGCCAACCAGGCGGTGTACCTGGCGCTGCTGCAGCCCGGCGACACCATCCTGGGCATGTCGCTGGCCCACGGCGGCCACCTGACCCACGGCGCCAAGGTCAACGTGTCCGGCAAGCTGTTCAACGCGGTGCAGTACGGCGTGGACGCGCAGGGCCTGATCGATTACGACGAAGTCGAGCGGCTGGCGCTGGAGCACACGCCGAAGATGGTCGTGGCCGGCTTCTCCGCGTATTCGCAGAAGATCGACTGGGCGCGCTTCCGCGCCATCGCCGACCGGGTCGGCGCGGTGCTGTTCGTGGACATGGCGCACGTGGCCGGGCTGGTCGCCGCCGGCGTGTATCCGAGTCCGCTGGAACATGCGCACGTGGTCACCTCGACCACCCACAAGACCCTGCGCGGCCCGCGCGGCGGCATCATCCTGGCCAAGGGCGCGAGCGAGGAGCTGGTCAAGAAGCTGCAGTCGATCGTGTTCCCGGGCATCCAGGGCGGCCCGCTGATGCACGTGATCGCGGCCAAGGCGGTGGCGTTCAAGGAAGCGCTGGAGCCGGAGTTCAAGACCTACCAGCAGCAGGTGGTGAAGAACGCGCAGGCGATGGCCAACACGCTGATCGCGCGCGGCTACAAGATCGTCTCCGGCGGCACCGAGAACCACCTGATGCTGGTGGACATGATCGGCAAGGAGGTGTCCGGCAAGGACGCGGAAGCCGCGCTCGGCAAGGCCCACATCACCGTCAACAAGAACGCGGTGCCCAACGACCCGCGCTCGCCGTTCGTGACCTCGGGCCTGCGCCTGGGCACCCCGGCCATCACCACCCGCGGCTACCTGGAGCAGGACAGCATCGACCTGGCCAACTGGATCGCCGACGTGCTCGACGCCCCGGCCGACGCCGCGGTGATCGCCCGCGTACGCGAGGCGGTGACTGCGCAGTGCCGGAAGTATCCGGTGTATGGCTGA
- the def gene encoding peptide deformylase, which yields MIRDIIRMGDQRLLRIAQPVDTFGSAELHALVADMFETMDAARGVGLAAPQIAVDLQLMVFGFDSNARYPDAPPVPRTALANVQIEPLSDELEDGWEGCLSIPGLRAVIPRYRQIRYRGLDPDGNAVVCEAEGFHARVVQHEHDHLIGRLYPSRIRDFGKFGFEDVLSYEL from the coding sequence ATGATCCGCGACATCATCCGCATGGGCGACCAGCGCCTGCTGCGCATCGCACAGCCGGTCGATACTTTCGGCAGCGCGGAGCTGCACGCGCTGGTCGCCGACATGTTCGAGACCATGGACGCCGCACGCGGCGTCGGCCTGGCCGCGCCGCAGATCGCGGTGGACCTGCAGCTGATGGTGTTCGGCTTCGACAGCAATGCGCGCTATCCCGATGCGCCGCCGGTGCCGCGTACTGCGCTGGCCAACGTGCAGATCGAGCCGCTGTCGGACGAACTGGAGGACGGCTGGGAAGGCTGCCTGTCCATTCCCGGGCTGCGCGCGGTGATTCCGCGCTACCGGCAGATCCGATACCGCGGCTTGGACCCGGACGGCAACGCGGTGGTGTGCGAGGCCGAAGGCTTCCATGCGCGCGTGGTGCAGCACGAGCACGATCATCTAATTGGCCGGCTGTACCCGTCGCGGATCCGCGACTTCGGCAAGTTCGGCTTCGAGGACGTGCTGTCCTACGAGCTGTAG
- the ettA gene encoding energy-dependent translational throttle protein EttA, whose product MSQYIYTMNGVSKTVPPKRQIIKDISLSFFPGAKIGLLGLNGAGKSTVLKIMAGVDTDFSGEARPQPGIKVGYLAQEPELDPAKTVREAVEEGVGEVLQAQAALDRIYEAYAEEGADFDKLAAEQQRLEAILAAGDAHLLEQQLEVAADALRLPPWDAVIGPLSGGEKRRVALCRLLLQKPDMLLLDEPTNHLDAESVEWLEQFLARYTGTVVAVTHDRYFLDNAAEWILELDRGRGIPWKGNYTDWLMQKEERLKQEDNQEKSRQKAIQKELEWSRQNAKGGRTKGKARLARLEELQSVDYQRRNETNEIFIPPGERLGNAVLEFKHVTKKFGDRLLIDDLSFLVPSGAIVGIIGPNGAGKSTLFKMIIGKEKPDSGEIVLGPTVKLAYVDQSRDKLEGNHNVFQEVSGGLDILNINGVEIQSRAYLGRFNFKGQDQQKLVGSLSGGERGRLHMAKTLLQGGNVLLLDEPSNDLDIETLRALEDALLEFPGNTFVISHDRWFLDRIATHILAFEGDSHVEFFQGNYREYEIDKRRRMGDDAGPKRLRFKALK is encoded by the coding sequence ATGTCGCAATACATCTACACCATGAACGGCGTCAGCAAGACGGTGCCGCCGAAGCGCCAGATCATCAAGGACATCTCGCTGTCGTTCTTCCCCGGCGCCAAGATCGGCCTGCTCGGCCTCAACGGCGCCGGCAAGTCCACGGTGCTGAAGATCATGGCCGGCGTGGACACCGATTTCAGCGGCGAAGCGCGCCCGCAGCCGGGCATCAAGGTCGGCTACCTGGCGCAGGAGCCGGAGCTGGACCCGGCCAAGACCGTGCGCGAAGCGGTCGAGGAAGGCGTCGGCGAAGTGCTGCAGGCGCAGGCCGCGCTGGACAGGATCTACGAGGCCTATGCCGAGGAAGGCGCCGACTTCGACAAGCTCGCCGCCGAGCAGCAGCGGCTGGAAGCGATCCTGGCCGCCGGCGATGCGCACCTGCTCGAACAGCAGCTGGAAGTGGCCGCCGACGCGCTGCGCCTGCCGCCGTGGGACGCGGTGATCGGCCCGCTGTCTGGCGGCGAGAAGCGCCGCGTGGCGCTGTGCCGGCTGCTGCTGCAGAAGCCGGACATGCTGCTGCTCGACGAACCGACCAACCACCTGGACGCCGAGTCCGTCGAATGGCTGGAGCAGTTCCTGGCGCGCTACACCGGCACCGTGGTGGCGGTGACCCATGACCGCTACTTCCTCGACAACGCCGCCGAGTGGATTCTGGAACTGGACCGCGGCCGCGGCATTCCGTGGAAGGGCAACTACACCGACTGGCTGATGCAGAAGGAAGAGCGCCTGAAGCAGGAAGACAACCAGGAGAAGTCGCGGCAGAAGGCGATCCAGAAGGAACTGGAGTGGTCGCGGCAGAACGCCAAGGGCGGCCGCACCAAGGGCAAGGCGCGTCTGGCGCGCCTGGAAGAACTGCAGTCGGTCGATTACCAGCGCCGCAACGAGACCAACGAGATCTTCATTCCGCCGGGCGAGCGCCTGGGCAACGCGGTACTTGAGTTCAAGCATGTCACCAAGAAGTTCGGCGACCGCCTGCTGATCGACGACCTCAGCTTCCTGGTGCCGTCCGGCGCCATCGTCGGCATCATCGGCCCCAACGGCGCCGGCAAGTCGACGCTGTTCAAGATGATCATCGGCAAGGAGAAGCCGGATTCGGGCGAGATCGTGCTCGGGCCGACGGTGAAGCTGGCCTACGTGGACCAGAGCCGCGACAAGCTGGAAGGCAACCACAACGTGTTCCAGGAAGTGTCCGGCGGCCTGGACATCCTCAACATCAACGGCGTGGAGATCCAGTCGCGCGCCTACCTGGGCCGCTTCAACTTCAAGGGCCAGGACCAGCAGAAGCTGGTCGGCAGTCTGTCTGGCGGCGAACGCGGCCGCCTGCACATGGCCAAGACCCTGCTGCAGGGCGGCAACGTGCTGCTGCTCGACGAACCGTCCAACGACCTGGACATCGAGACCCTGCGCGCGCTGGAAGACGCACTGCTGGAGTTCCCCGGCAACACCTTCGTGATTTCGCACGATCGCTGGTTCCTGGATCGCATCGCGACCCACATCCTGGCGTTCGAAGGCGACTCGCACGTGGAGTTCTTCCAGGGCAACTACCGCGAGTACGAGATCGACAAGCGCCGGCGCATGGGCGACGACGCCGGTCCGAAGCGGCTGCGTTTCAAGGCGCTGAAGTAA
- the ribD gene encoding bifunctional diaminohydroxyphosphoribosylaminopyrimidine deaminase/5-amino-6-(5-phosphoribosylamino)uracil reductase RibD: MSADRMGDFSADDHRHMAQALRLAERGAYSARPNPMVGCVLVRDGEAVGEGFHQRAGGPHAEVFALRAAGARARGATAYVTLEPCAHYGRTPPCALALIEAGVTRVVAAMADPFPQVNGGGFALLREAGIEVRSGLMEAQARALNRGFLARVERGRPWLRVKLGASLDGRTALASGESKWITGAAARQDVQQWRARAGAILTGAGTVLADDPSLSVRLDAAAEVVPPLRVVLDAQLRTLQQAKVRDAVAPTLYLHAPGVAPPSLPGVEFAAVALQAGRFDLDAVLRLLAVRGINEVQVEAGATLSGALLRAGLVDELLLYLAPLLLGDAARPLLAGLGIDSMAQRVPLQLLETRQVGADLRLLLRPLAADAA; the protein is encoded by the coding sequence ATGAGCGCTGACCGCATGGGCGATTTCTCCGCCGACGATCATCGGCACATGGCGCAGGCGCTGCGCCTGGCCGAGCGCGGCGCCTACAGCGCGCGCCCCAATCCGATGGTCGGCTGCGTGCTGGTGCGCGACGGCGAGGCGGTAGGTGAGGGCTTCCACCAGCGCGCTGGCGGCCCGCATGCGGAGGTGTTCGCGCTGCGCGCGGCCGGCGCGCGCGCGCGCGGCGCCACCGCTTACGTGACCCTGGAACCGTGCGCGCACTACGGGCGCACTCCACCGTGCGCGCTGGCGCTGATCGAAGCCGGGGTGACGCGGGTGGTGGCGGCGATGGCCGATCCGTTTCCGCAGGTCAACGGCGGCGGTTTCGCGCTGCTGCGCGAGGCCGGCATCGAGGTTCGCTCCGGGCTGATGGAAGCGCAGGCGCGCGCGCTGAATCGCGGCTTCCTGGCGCGGGTGGAACGCGGCCGGCCGTGGCTGCGGGTCAAGCTCGGCGCCAGCCTGGACGGGCGCACCGCGCTGGCCAGCGGCGAATCGAAATGGATCACTGGTGCGGCCGCGCGCCAGGACGTGCAGCAGTGGCGCGCGCGCGCCGGGGCGATCCTGACTGGCGCCGGCACCGTGCTGGCCGACGATCCGTCGCTGAGCGTGCGTCTGGACGCCGCCGCCGAGGTCGTGCCGCCGTTGCGCGTGGTGCTGGATGCGCAACTGCGCACGCTGCAGCAAGCCAAGGTGCGCGACGCCGTAGCGCCGACCCTGTACCTGCATGCGCCGGGCGTGGCGCCGCCATCGCTGCCTGGGGTCGAGTTCGCCGCAGTCGCCTTGCAGGCGGGCCGCTTCGACCTGGACGCGGTGCTGCGCCTGCTGGCCGTGCGCGGCATCAACGAGGTGCAGGTCGAGGCCGGCGCGACCCTGAGTGGCGCGCTGCTGCGCGCCGGCCTGGTCGACGAACTGCTGTTGTACCTGGCGCCGCTGCTGCTCGGCGACGCCGCGCGCCCGCTGCTGGCCGGCCTGGGCATCGACAGCATGGCGCAGCGCGTGCCGCTGCAATTGCTGGAGACGCGCCAAGTCGGCGCCGACCTGCGCCTGCTGCTGCGCCCGCTGGCGGCGGACGCCGCCTAG
- a CDS encoding GNAT family N-acetyltransferase, which produces MRIVCLAEAPQHITALAHEHLQAFGALLPKWNVVEAEADLRSHRCDSRIPTSWIALEGDDWLGSVSLLQNDDARIRQFSPWLATLYVRPQARSGGVGARLVAHCVQAAARLQVGYLYLYCEPRLVPYYEGLGWEPHVQLPLGPLQVTVMRIDAGALAAPAQSA; this is translated from the coding sequence ATGCGCATCGTCTGCCTGGCCGAAGCGCCGCAGCACATTACGGCGTTGGCGCACGAACACCTGCAAGCCTTTGGCGCGTTGCTGCCGAAGTGGAACGTGGTCGAGGCCGAGGCCGACCTGCGCAGCCATCGCTGCGACAGCCGCATCCCGACCAGCTGGATCGCGCTGGAAGGCGACGACTGGCTCGGTTCGGTCAGCCTGCTGCAGAACGACGATGCGCGCATCCGCCAGTTCTCGCCGTGGCTGGCGACGCTGTACGTGCGCCCGCAGGCGCGCAGCGGCGGCGTCGGCGCGCGCCTGGTCGCGCATTGTGTGCAGGCCGCCGCCCGGCTGCAGGTGGGGTATCTGTATCTGTATTGCGAACCGCGGCTGGTGCCGTACTACGAAGGCCTGGGCTGGGAGCCGCATGTGCAGCTGCCGCTGGGGCCGCTGCAGGTGACGGTGATGCGCATCGACGCCGGCGCGCTGGCGGCACCAGCGCAGAGCGCATGA
- a CDS encoding alginate O-acetyltransferase AlgF, producing MKLMLAMRAATALAPLAASAQQSAAEGRLAQLYAARPPAGAAFVRVLNPGNAALKVGIGNGAAQCIGPATRATRYAIVEGGKPFAVRVAGTARAQAQIAAGSFTTLVLDPAVAAGASSARAINPVKARLVAACGSKDSAPLALQPGDHYSLFLSGSGNAPVLQGQLSGTDPVGR from the coding sequence ATGAAATTGATGCTCGCAATGCGTGCCGCCACCGCGCTCGCGCCACTGGCCGCCAGCGCCCAACAGAGCGCCGCGGAAGGCCGCCTCGCGCAGCTGTACGCCGCGCGCCCGCCGGCCGGCGCGGCGTTCGTGCGCGTGCTCAACCCGGGCAATGCCGCGCTCAAGGTCGGCATCGGCAACGGCGCCGCACAGTGCATCGGCCCGGCCACCCGCGCCACCCGCTACGCCATCGTCGAAGGCGGCAAGCCGTTCGCCGTGCGCGTGGCCGGCACGGCCCGCGCGCAGGCGCAGATCGCCGCCGGCAGCTTCACCACGCTGGTGCTGGACCCGGCCGTCGCCGCGGGCGCCAGCAGCGCGCGTGCGATCAACCCGGTCAAGGCGCGCCTGGTCGCCGCGTGCGGCAGCAAGGACAGCGCGCCGCTGGCGCTGCAGCCCGGCGACCACTACAGCCTGTTCCTGAGCGGCAGCGGCAATGCGCCGGTGCTGCAGGGCCAGCTCAGCGGCACCGATCCGGTCGGCCGCTGA
- a CDS encoding acyl-CoA synthetase family protein, which translates to MEIDAALRAAAPNPFPIGVAKPYAEVFLDAGEICMAGDHVMRGYLDRPGLDQSVLFEHHGKRAYRSGDLGDMDAQGRLCFRDRRDEQIKLNGDRIELAQVDAALSTLDGVIAGAAVVLRRPDGSLVRMIGFVELAAAGAGAVQPLPDALQDWKQQLGRRVPAYMIPSELIAVDALPTGHSDKVDRKRLEQRYAMARTLRSRETP; encoded by the coding sequence ATGGAGATCGATGCCGCACTGCGCGCGGCCGCACCCAACCCGTTCCCGATCGGCGTGGCCAAGCCCTATGCCGAGGTGTTCCTCGACGCCGGCGAGATCTGCATGGCCGGCGACCACGTGATGCGCGGCTATCTGGACCGCCCCGGCCTAGATCAAAGCGTGCTGTTCGAGCACCACGGCAAACGCGCCTACCGCAGCGGCGACCTGGGCGATATGGATGCGCAGGGCCGGCTCTGTTTCCGCGACCGCAGGGACGAGCAGATCAAGCTCAACGGCGACCGCATCGAACTGGCGCAAGTGGATGCGGCGCTGTCCACCCTGGATGGTGTGATCGCCGGTGCCGCGGTGGTGCTGCGCCGGCCCGATGGCAGCCTGGTGCGGATGATCGGCTTCGTCGAACTGGCGGCAGCGGGCGCTGGTGCGGTACAGCCGCTGCCGGACGCGCTGCAGGACTGGAAGCAACAACTCGGCCGCCGCGTGCCGGCGTACATGATTCCCTCCGAACTGATCGCCGTGGACGCGTTGCCCACCGGCCACAGCGACAAGGTCGATCGCAAACGACTGGAGCAGCGCTATGCCATGGCGCGCACGCTCCGCAGCCGGGAAACGCCATGA